CTTAAAATGTAGGTGATGAATTCAATATACTGTTAACATGCCTCATGCTGCCTGGAATACCAGAATCTTCAGGACAAACTTTACTTTGTGaatttaaaagaagagatttactAGAACCACCagcagaagcagaagcagaacGAACCTGCATAAAACATATATTGTCAGAATAGAGCAAAATCAACCAGCAGGTACccacaagcaaagtttcaagtgcCTTATATATAAAGTGAAGAAATTTATGTTCTACGTACTACTGAATTCAGAGCGTAATCGTTTGTAATGTATAAATGTTTGAGAAAACGCCCTCGTTCtcgttaattttttatttatttaatcgtAAAACATCATGTGtaataaagtttattaattttatagtaattactttaaaattatattaattatattttatattaatttaaatgtaacGTAATAATTggataacaatttaaaaagaaaaagacaataCATTGCTTTTGAAAAGTACTATTTTTAAGTGAAAAGTATAGGTAAATGGAGAGAagaaattgataatttaaatgaaaattcaaatattagtattttttactGAGTAACATTTTTAACTGTGTCTCTAAAttacatctttaatttttaactctAGATGAACTGTCATACAAAAGATATAATCCTTGACAGAGTTCTAaagtaatattttctttcacatttttgaAGTGGCTACGTTatggtgagaaaaagaaaaggaaagaaaaaaacaaaaccataaGACACATCCGATAATAGTTTTTGGAATGTTAAAGAGGCTTAGTTAATAATTAAAGGGAGTGTTGGCCATTAGTAAATAATaaagtcaaaaataaaaaataaaaaatagatttccatttatatatattttataggtAATTTCTTTGTAGTAAAGGAAGCGTGACGTTGGTTCCTTCGCCAACAATGTCGCCTAATGCCAATAGCCAGTAGTGCGTCATACATAAACATATACTATATAGTATTATAGTGATTGGAATTCAAGGAAAATTGACCCATGAAGGTGAAAGCAAATATAAGAAGTCAAAACTTATTTTGgtggtaaaaataaataaataaagtgtgTTTGGTGGCCATTGTATTGTTGTGATTTCGAAAATGACCTGTACAAGACGGACTTCAATTGCAGGTCCGATTGCTGTAGTTGGGCCTCCGGCGATGTCCAGTAACCTCTTATGCATAAGAACTTCTTCTGCCCTCTCCACATTCATATCCAACGCATACCTAACACGACAACATATCAATTCAATTCACAACAACTCCAATGACAAGTTCCGAAAATGATCACCGGCAACACTAAAACAACGTATGAACAATCAAACAGTAAAAAGCACGAGAAACGAAGATTCGGTGTGCCTTGCGGGAAGGCGATAGAAGTGCGCCCAAAGATCGTCCTCAAAACCAGGAACCACAGCTTCTGGGACATTCAATTCCTTAAGCCTGCACAAAACCTCGTTGTAAACTCCAACCTTCTGTCTCTGTTTTGGACATCGATGATTCCAGCCAGAGTTCAAAATTCCGCTATTGCAACTCTCTGTGTCTCCCATGTTTACTGAATCCGAGTCAGCAAGCAAAGATCAGTGATCCATAATATCGTAATATGAGACGAACAAGAACAAGGAAGTTGGAAGGACATCAAAAGACCTCTGCATGAAACAAAAATTGCTCTGGCACTCGTGTCGAGAAATTAATGGATGTCAGTTTTAAATAACATCATTAATGAGGGGAGTGAGTAATGCGCACCGTTAGCTTGACTAACCCAAATCGACGTGGATTGTACACAAAAATTAACCATACAGATTAAACAATGACgataaacacaataaaatacaagtcgttttttaatatattaaataattaatttatatacatctTTGATAGCATCACCCACCCACCAAACACTCTCTCGCACCTTGTTTCTCTCGCCTCCCGCATAAACTACCATAACATCACACTCACACTTAGTCAGGCACAactaaatttgtttttactatttcaccctcttatttataatttatccacgcatcttttttttctcattttatgcCATTCctataacactttttttatacAAACAAATGAATGTTTTTAAATGTCCTTAATCTACATTGAATATAGTTatgcataattaataattatcatcaaaatattttttatttaattaaaattttcaatcagAGCTACTCATTATGAATTGAttcgtaaaaaaaaataaaaaataaaaataaaaaaatcttcatgAGTGAAAGGGTTGCGTTCACATTTTCAGCTCGCCATCTGCTTTGATCCATCCCTTGGGCTCTTCAATTTAGTGGGCTATAGACGGGTGAACGCAGACTAGTTtcgtaattattttaaattataataaaaactagtttaacagatttatttatttaaaattataatacattagTTTAATgatatatcttatatttatataatagttttcctgataagtaataaatataaatatttgcaaATGGTTTTTTATGCTAAGACTTATTTATCTCTTAAATTTCAGATTATTTGCtttaaattttgacattaaaattattttattttagattttaattatctacatttttaatatatttccattcttaattttatcatatttctaTCAAATGTAAGATCATTACttttacttattatatatatatatatatatatatatatatatatatatatatatatatatatatatatatatatatatatatatatatatatcggtGTGTGTATTTTACCTTGcgattttacatattttaactaTGCTTCATTacttattgaaataaaaaagtactTATTGATAGTATAATATTGAATCTCattgataataatttgattGCATGTATGATACTAGATTCCTGGAATCATGGGATTGTTCTGCATATATTTTATCCCCCTTAAGTTTTTGgtgtaatgatttttttttttcggttcAAACCTAACTCAGAATtcgaatattatataaaatgatcACAACATGAACCTAAGCTTAATATCTCAAATTTAAACtagtaaaaaaaacatttctagCCATGTGGGGTTGATAACACATAATAAATCACGACCACTTCTACTATGGTACAGTTTTTGCACTTGGAatgcataataattattatttttaagaaaaaagtataGATTATCATTCTTTTATGGAAATTAAGATACAAaacgaaaaatatattatataataaaaataatctattgaATTTATCATCCTCAGTCTAAGTTATCATCTTGATTCAAGTCTTGTGTGGtcgtttttctcttttttgttattcttctcaaaaatcattttcatttgcTTTAAAGATGTgcaattttcatattaaaagtttgtaatatttgttattatctcCTCTATATAtagtatgttattttttatattcctttttgtgaaaaatatacaaatttattttacagCATACCTTCTCATCAGATTGACATTGGAATAGTTAATGAAGAAAACGTGTTATGTGTTGAAGGTAACTATGATATACGTCagataattcatttaaaaatgaatCCTAACGTTTGCATAATAAATTCTTAACTAGAAAGAGTTATAATCGGATTATGATTACATTTTCCGTTTATTAACAAACATTTAATTCAGTAATTAGTATCAAACCAAAGATTATAAATAGCATTTCAGTTAATAATTACGAATAAAGAACAAGTGATCCCTAGTTATGTCAATTATCTcttaatttaactaatttaaaaaatatataaagactttatatttgttaataggCAACCTTTTGACTTTAGCATAGaatgaaaacaattttgaaaaacttagaAAACTTAGAAATTTCGTTTCCCTTGTTAAAGTTTGTGGTATTGTTGAATGAGATTCATTCACTAAATACTTCCTTAACTATAAATTTTAGTGTCCAACTTTTAAAAATGTGCATTAGGTTTTGATCAGtcatataatatttcattaccaattattttcattatcttaCAGGTAGTAACTAGGGTTTAGtgaaactttatttataatttttaaatattttttttaacaaataatatgtaatctttatttttttttatgtgactAAATTATTAGTATTGTCATGATATTTTCCCGAGActtatgattttattcttttttttttttagaaatttccATATgcgtaatatttttttttcgtttataattaaagatatgtAAAGCTTTTCTCACCATTTTACATCTAATCACTTTTATTGTCTCGTGACATGTTACTCTTTGTTTAgtcataaattttatatgaacAAAGTATATTTgaacaaaagttttattttaagaatattaataaatatatttaatttattgtgatACTAAAGTATTATGGGTCCAAAATCATAAAACCACTTTAGGAACCACTGATATTTTCAAGcaacaaaacaaagaatttCTTACAAGGACAAAGGTTTGGGCGCAACACGCATTTTGTGTAATCCATAGTAACtatattttaggaaaaaagTCCAGAAAATATTTGGTTTCAATTCTCCATTGAAATAGAGGAAATTTATggatattttacttttgaaaataataatacgaTGAAAATGGAGTAATAGTTTTATTAAGGAGAAAGCATAAGTTGTGCTCAAACAGAATATGATGAATAATTATATCAACGATGCACTGTCTCATTTCAATCAAAATATaggtttctttttaattaattaaatatactcAGTAAAAACAGGTccttttttacaataaatatattaaatatgatgtttttaaaaaatatcaccaattattttttatatacaaaagaGGAAGGTAAAGTTAAAACGAGCACAAccaataaaaaaggtaaaattaaattcaaaacacTTGAGAAAAATTCTAACCACatgaaaaagagaaggagaCGAAcgattttaaatcattttttttattttcaaagatgaacgaaaatttgaagaattaaaaataaatagatgtatatatattaaagattgTGTGGACCACGCTATACAGTAGATAGATTGTAGCATCCATCCAGAAAGCATGGatgtaatatattaaatagattGTACCATCCATCCAGAAAGAACAAATTTAGGAAGATAATTGATTGATTAAACGAAAGGAAAGGATCGAtaatggttttctttttctgaaaaaataaagaaagaaaaaacaataatgtCCAGTGGACCATTATCCACATGAATGGTATGTATGTAAAAGTCCACAAGATTTCTAAGCCATTCTTTCTTTGGTTTCCAGAAAAGGGTAAGCAGTAAGATTCTATGGAAGTCCAACTTCTGGGGTCTCCCTAAGCTTCATCCTCTCTTTGTACTCCGTCAGTTCTCTCTTGTACCTTTCTTTGTCTCTTAATCCGATGTTCTGATAAACCTGCAACAAACATCATTAaccaacaatttattattttccaacATCCATGCTTTAATCAAAACTATATTGGAATAATCCAgataataacaacaacacaggaagaaaaggaaaaaaaacaataacCAGTCGTTCTTCGGGACTAAGACTGTTCCATGACTGGCCAATCATCTTGGTAAACTCCCTTTCTCTGTTCGGGTAGAGAGCTTTGAGAGAGTAATGCTTTTCAGCAAAGAAGAAGTTATAGCCACTCCTATTCGGCTTTGGATAGTTAGGGTCCCACCTTCTCTTGTTTCTCCTCCTCCGACCAGAACGGTGACCTTTGCTTTTGAACGGCACGATGGCATTCTCGTGTTGTGGAATCGACGGAGGAGCAGCCATTTTTTCTGGATGGTAAAGCACCCCTCTAAGAACCTCTGAACCCAGTTTCACTGACACCAAATAACCACACTCAAATTTTCCCTCTATAGTTCCATTTCCTGAGAGACATGATGTTTctacacacaacacaacaaccTTAAATAAATAACTGCATTCTTAAAAAACCATAAGCTAATTTGCAAGGATTATGCCAATAACAGCACTACTTGTTACTACCAAGTCAAACACATTCCTTACAAATAACAACAACCTTCTTGTCCGACCATTGTTCATTTCAAATTACATTTACATAACATTATACATGTATTCGAGGGTTTGTTGAAGTCAGCCTTTTCAACATTCAACCAAGATAAATTGTGTGCATGAGATGAATAAGCAGCCATTAATGTAATCAGCTTACACAAGAGAAACCGAGTTTCATTAATTATAGAACGCAACAACATCGATAAATGAATTAGAAATTAATCACTCCATTCCACAAAGATGACAATTCCAAAAACTAGCAACACcgaaattaaacaaattaatcttaaaaatttaatttttttttttctttcttattcacCTTCGGCACGGGATTCGGCACTACTATTCAAGGGCTTAGGAGAATATTCCACGATAGCTAATTCAGGTCTCCAAGAAGGACTGTTCCCGGAAAATGCATCTGAAGGATAGCATTTCATCCATCAAGAGGTTAAATGaatgagaaaatataaaataaatattaaaaaataaatgtaatgtGGCACCTGTTGAAGGAGTATAGACAGAACCCCGAGCTTTGAAAAAGTGAACCTGTTCGTAATGATAAAGAAGACTGAAGTAATGTTTCCTCAACACGAAAGAAGCGCTTGTGGTGGTTGCTGAGAACTTGAAAACGCTTCCAACTTCCCTCCATTTCTTCTCTGCAACCACCTGAACATTTAGGGagttacaaaaagaaaacatgttccATTTCTTACAATTAAGAAATACTAATTAGGGGTGTCGTTAGAGAGGTTGTAGGGAGGGAACCCACCTTCTCGTAGCCACTTCTTCTGGTAACTTCCACGTAAAGAACGTGCAAATCCAGCTCCTTCCCTCCAATCACAGGAATCCTTCACAAGTTGACCAGGCCAAAACGGTccacatttcattttattttaaccatttttaataataatatcacaaaaacacttttcaaaatcaaaCCTTAACCCCCATTAAATCAACAGCACagttttattaatgaaaaaatgtgaaaaagaataagtaaataaataaataaaaggaagaataaaaaatagaagcTCACATGAATTTGGTACCCATAAGGAAGTGAAAGCGTCTGAGAGTGTCCCAGAAGAGAGAGGAGTCCCTGACGACGTCGTCATGAGAAGCGAGTGGAGCAGGGTAGTGTTTTCCGTCTTCTCCGGCGTAGGTTTCCGGCAGAGATGACATTCGGAGCGGAAAATGAAGAAGGGTGGAGTGttgttggaaaagaaaaaggtgatgAATGAAGGTGTAAATAGGAAGAGAGAAGGAGAGGGTGGGAGAAAATGGGAATTAAAGAAGAAGGGTGGCCGCGTGGGAGAACGGTTACTCAGCATAGTTGGCTTTTTCTGCCATTGCGGACGCAGTAAGTAGGGTACAAAGtcccaagaaaaagaaagcttataatataatataatatttgaaaaattatattatattattatgttacTTGGTTGAGTGTGTTCCTTTATTGGAAGGGTGACAGATAGAGAGAGCACTGTTGCAGACCGGTCTGTGTGAAGAGTTTAGGAGCGTTGACATGCACCTCTGTTTCTGACTCCTCTGCCCTTCCATGCCTCAGACATCAAACCATACTATCTTCCTTCTACATCAAACAATCAAACACATCATGCATTTACTACTCTTTTCTCTGTTTCTAATAATCACActaccttttttatttatcaccttattttgcatttttaaattcttatcaaatataaaaattaaataaaaaactagcCATGCACATTTTCAACCAGACATGCTTTCTTCTTTATTAACTTactttgcattttcttatttaaattgttattaaatataataatataaataaaactaggCACGCGCAACTTGAACCTTTATTTGACATTATGATTATCATAAACACAACAGATCAAAAGATCAAGAACAGTTAAGCAGGGTAAAAGACATTTAATGTATTATTAGTAATGTGACGTTTTATACTGTTAGTcggttaaaaatatttttatctagaaaataactgaaaatgtttttaaataaatattataaaatttaatatttttttatataatatatttctctACCTAccagtttttatttttacaaaaaatatttattgattgtcattttttaGTGTGGTGCCAGTTCTTCTTTGATTTCCCTTTTTATTGTAGAATGCGACTATATTTTGCACAAAATACCAATGAAAGAGAACACAACTAATAGGAAAGATAGTAAGTGCAAGATTTTTCTCctagtttatatttaataaataaaaatatttttaacgaAATTACAattgttaaattaattagtttaagttaataatattgaaaatttcaattttatgataaaatatataatattaaagattttaaatttattatagaatataTACAGTggtaatcaattttatatatatatatatatatatatatatatatatatatatatatatatatatattacttgttagatgaacaaattatatttgttgGTATATGATGTATATATTAGtgagatttgaagataaaaaaaactctCAAAATGGAGACCTAGACATTCaaacaaacataatttaataaaacagaGAACTCATCTTccaaatattaaactttaactaattaacttttaaaaaaacatttcaaaatctcATTTAATAACAGTTTTGTATTACTTAGGCCAAATATAACAATGTGATACGAGTTAATTGCTAAATGTAGTATTTAATGTATGTGGATGGTGTCATCCTTTACTCAATTAGGCTTTTTTGACTTTCTAATCATTTTTACATAACATACACTAGGACatgattatcttttttattgtataGGTAGTATTTGAAATTATAGTCTACAcctcaaattaatattaaatttcgAGTGATCgtaatattcatataaattaatgtctaataaaataattatttattttaaaatttcattaattttttatttcttattttataaattattaaattaaaatatttattagaaataaattataattactctttcttttactttttagcCAAAGTATaactttcaaataatttttcaaggTATCCTGAAAGttatgataaattataataagattTTATGGAGCTCTTGTACATTTTCAAACTGAtgtacattaaaaaatattactatcaatatgattattattattattatcttatcaTTGTTTCTTAAATGAATACGTGGAGTAAATATAACACCAAGTTCTGTAGATAATTAATTAACGAATGAAGAGGGGACGAATTTGTCTATATTATTTTACTCAACACAACAATTTTGAATTCAAAGTTCCAGAAAGCAGGAGTGAAATTAAGCAAGGTCTGTTCATGCATGCTATACtccaaccaaaaacaaaacattagataatctaaaaaattgataataaaatagtCTTAGAATATCCATCCAGAATTTATCCTATTTGTTGGTCACGTTAATATCTTATCCATTCGATTTAATGTTTCAGCCATCCATCTGTCACCTGCACCCTTTGGTTTATCACTTCCCACTATTTTACACTAAAAGcattaaagaaaatatcaattcCATATAGGTGCATTTAAGaagtataaaaactattttaagtaTTAGATAATTAAGGAAATAATACCAGAAACTCTCCAACCTTATCCACTGATGTTGGAGTGGatgagtttttttgtttttattttaattagacgTCTATTTAATTCAAGTTACAGAAAAGAAATTTCctaatcaaacaaataatagaTAAATGGGGACTAAATAACTACG
This DNA window, taken from Vigna radiata var. radiata cultivar VC1973A chromosome 5, Vradiata_ver6, whole genome shotgun sequence, encodes the following:
- the LOC106761182 gene encoding high mobility group B protein 9, coding for MSSLPETYAGEDGKHYPAPLASHDDVVRDSSLFWDTLRRFHFLMGTKFMIPVIGGKELDLHVLYVEVTRRSGYEKVVAEKKWREVGSVFKFSATTTSASFVLRKHYFSLLYHYEQVHFFKARGSVYTPSTDAFSGNSPSWRPELAIVEYSPKPLNSSAESRAEETSCLSGNGTIEGKFECGYLVSVKLGSEVLRGVLYHPEKMAAPPSIPQHENAIVPFKSKGHRSGRRRRNKRRWDPNYPKPNRSGYNFFFAEKHYSLKALYPNREREFTKMIGQSWNSLSPEERLVYQNIGLRDKERYKRELTEYKERMKLRETPEVGLP